The following proteins come from a genomic window of Nitrosopumilaceae archaeon AB1(1):
- the proS gene encoding proline--tRNA ligase, with translation MGSSKKEIGITVSKKTEFSEWYTQVVIKAELADYAPVKGLIVLRPDGYSMWEAIRDSLDKKLSKRGIRNGFLPILIPETLLSKEKKHFAGFNPEVYWVTHSGNNEIGDRLALRPTSETLAYSLYSKWIKSWRDLPLKINFWNTALRAEIKATKPFLRTSEFLWQEGHTAHATKEEAEEEVKKIMEIYKELAEMELSIPVVIGKKSESEKFVGANYTITMESIMPDGKALQMGTSHMLGQNFSKPFEIKFSNEKNIENFVWQTSWGVSWRLIGAMIMIHGDDKGMVLPPRVAPIQVVIIPIYYSKDEQDAVMLKVKEIKETLGRTGVRLHVDERDGLTPGFKFNDWEMKGIPIRVEIGPKDISEGKCVIVIRHDQTKSKMDFEKIENITDILDDVQKHMLKTARMNLEQQTKNIGQDYDKLMTELNEGGFIEAFWCGKEECEQKIKKDTGADIRAIINDTINEKCVCCKKDAKMKTLFAKGY, from the coding sequence ATGGGATCTTCAAAAAAAGAAATCGGTATAACAGTATCAAAAAAAACAGAGTTTAGTGAGTGGTATACACAAGTAGTAATAAAAGCAGAGTTGGCAGATTATGCGCCTGTCAAGGGTTTAATCGTATTAAGACCAGATGGGTACTCTATGTGGGAGGCAATTAGAGATTCTCTAGATAAAAAACTATCCAAACGGGGAATTCGCAATGGGTTTTTACCAATTTTGATTCCAGAGACACTACTAAGTAAAGAGAAAAAACATTTTGCGGGGTTTAATCCTGAAGTATATTGGGTCACACATTCGGGCAATAATGAAATTGGGGATAGACTCGCACTACGACCCACATCAGAGACGTTGGCATACTCGTTATACTCCAAATGGATAAAAAGTTGGAGAGACTTGCCACTAAAAATTAATTTTTGGAATACAGCACTACGTGCAGAAATAAAAGCAACAAAACCTTTTTTGAGAACTTCAGAATTTTTATGGCAAGAAGGACACACGGCTCATGCAACAAAAGAAGAAGCAGAGGAGGAGGTAAAAAAAATTATGGAAATATATAAAGAATTAGCAGAGATGGAATTATCTATTCCAGTAGTTATTGGGAAAAAAAGTGAAAGTGAGAAATTTGTTGGTGCAAATTATACAATTACAATGGAATCAATTATGCCAGATGGTAAAGCATTACAAATGGGTACATCACATATGTTGGGCCAAAATTTTTCAAAGCCATTTGAAATAAAATTTTCTAACGAAAAAAACATTGAAAATTTTGTATGGCAGACATCATGGGGTGTGTCATGGAGATTAATCGGAGCTATGATTATGATTCATGGGGATGACAAAGGTATGGTTCTCCCACCTCGTGTGGCACCAATACAAGTTGTAATAATTCCAATCTACTATTCTAAAGATGAGCAAGACGCAGTTATGCTCAAGGTAAAAGAGATTAAAGAGACGCTAGGCAGGACAGGGGTACGCCTACATGTGGATGAAAGAGACGGACTCACACCAGGATTCAAATTTAATGACTGGGAGATGAAGGGAATACCAATCAGAGTAGAGATTGGTCCAAAAGACATCAGTGAAGGTAAATGTGTCATAGTAATTCGTCATGATCAAACAAAGTCCAAGATGGATTTTGAAAAAATAGAAAATATCACCGATATCTTAGATGATGTACAAAAACATATGTTAAAAACAGCTCGTATGAATTTAGAGCAACAGACAAAAAATATTGGTCAAGACTATGACAAGTTGATGACAGAATTGAACGAGGGTGGTTTTATAGAAGCATTTTGGTGTGGTAAAGAAGAGTGTGAACAAAAAATAAAAAAAGATACTGGTGCAGACATACGTGCAATAATAAATGATACAATAAATGAAAAATGTGTATGTTGTAAAAAAGACGCAAAAATGAAAACCTTGTTTGCAAAAGGTTATTAA
- a CDS encoding DNA-binding protein, translated as MDQTQSRNIIFIGTKPIMTYVTSTLTQLSTLPKVTLKARGRRLTQAVDVSQMIVKRMNTVGYKIGDVRIASDLLASKDGKKRSVSTIEIDITSENN; from the coding sequence GTGGATCAAACACAATCAAGAAATATTATTTTTATTGGTACTAAACCAATAATGACATATGTTACATCCACATTGACACAACTATCAACATTACCTAAAGTAACACTCAAAGCAAGAGGAAGACGACTCACACAAGCAGTAGATGTTTCACAGATGATTGTTAAGCGAATGAATACCGTAGGGTATAAAATAGGAGATGTTAGAATCGCATCAGATCTGTTAGCATCAAAAGATGGAAAAAAACGTAGTGTGTCCACCATAGAGATAGACATTACATCAGAGAACAATTAA
- a CDS encoding ATP-binding cassette domain-containing protein — MEIKHFVKHYTKKNIFGFVKSIIKAVDNVSFEIEKGQVFVLAGESGSGKSTIAKLILDVSLVDSGEMIFQGKQVRKKNSVDLKQIQLACQTVQQNPFDSINPTMKISDIIAEPLDIHNVDHAQRKTRIREVLEEVGLTPAEKFTSLHPRTLSGGQRQRVVLARALAPRPKIIIADEPVSMLDVSMRAEILKIMDDLRRKYGISFLYITHVLATARHFGHKIAIMYKGKIVESGNISEVLVRPRHPYTQALIDVISEPNPDNLNREINIVTEYHDTVGKGC; from the coding sequence TTGGAGATAAAACATTTTGTAAAACATTATACCAAGAAAAATATATTTGGATTTGTAAAATCTATCATCAAAGCAGTTGATAATGTATCCTTTGAAATAGAAAAAGGTCAAGTATTTGTTCTTGCAGGTGAATCGGGGTCTGGAAAATCCACAATTGCAAAACTAATTTTAGATGTTAGTTTAGTAGATTCAGGTGAAATGATATTTCAAGGCAAACAGGTAAGAAAGAAAAATTCAGTTGATCTAAAACAAATCCAACTAGCTTGTCAAACAGTTCAACAAAATCCATTTGATTCGATCAACCCTACTATGAAAATATCAGATATAATAGCAGAGCCGCTTGATATTCATAATGTAGACCATGCACAGAGAAAAACAAGAATAAGAGAAGTTTTAGAAGAAGTGGGACTAACCCCTGCAGAGAAATTTACATCATTACACCCACGTACATTATCAGGTGGTCAAAGACAGAGAGTAGTACTTGCACGAGCTTTGGCGCCTAGACCTAAAATCATCATAGCAGATGAACCAGTATCCATGCTAGATGTATCGATGCGCGCTGAGATTCTCAAGATAATGGATGACTTGAGGCGCAAATATGGAATATCGTTCTTATACATTACGCATGTTCTTGCTACAGCACGACATTTTGGACACAAAATCGCAATAATGTATAAAGGAAAAATTGTGGAGAGTGGTAATATTTCTGAAGTGCTAGTAAGACCAAGACACCCATATACACAAGCATTAATTGATGTAATTTCAGAACCGAATCCAGATAATCTAAATCGAGAGATAAATATTGTAACAGAGTATCACGACACAGTAGGGAAAGGATGTTAA
- a CDS encoding deoxyhypusine synthase produces MVDLSSSVKDIEITINSDITDIFTQLSLSGGFESTNLSEGFDILYNMIHDCDLNFLSFVGALISTGQRGVIKNMIKNNWFQCIITTCGALDHDITRHYSEYKKGSFTMDDSELAKNDIHRLGNVLVPMSSYGPLIEEKMQSFLQEEYDGGTRTMSTADVAKMIGKHLGDDSFLYWAYKNSIPVIAPGIMDGAVGSQLWMFVQSHPDFTLNVILDADLLSGLVFKAKKSGAFMIGGGISKHHTLWWNQYRDGLDYAVYLTTAQEFDGSLSGALVREAISWGKVSTSAKQTTIHAEATTILPFIYSGLLQRLEK; encoded by the coding sequence ATGGTTGATCTATCTAGTAGTGTAAAGGATATTGAAATTACTATTAATTCTGATATAACCGATATCTTTACACAACTCTCATTGTCCGGAGGATTTGAATCTACAAATTTGTCTGAAGGATTTGATATCCTATATAATATGATTCATGACTGTGATCTCAATTTTCTTTCATTTGTAGGTGCGTTAATCTCTACTGGTCAACGTGGTGTGATTAAAAATATGATAAAAAATAATTGGTTTCAATGTATAATTACTACTTGCGGAGCATTAGATCATGATATAACTCGGCACTATTCTGAATATAAAAAAGGCTCATTCACAATGGATGATTCTGAACTTGCTAAGAACGACATTCATCGACTCGGTAATGTACTTGTGCCAATGAGTAGTTATGGCCCTTTGATTGAAGAAAAGATGCAATCCTTTTTACAAGAAGAATATGATGGGGGGACTAGAACAATGTCTACTGCCGATGTTGCAAAAATGATTGGCAAACATCTAGGTGATGACTCTTTTCTATATTGGGCTTACAAAAATTCTATACCTGTAATTGCACCTGGTATAATGGATGGTGCTGTTGGTAGTCAATTGTGGATGTTTGTCCAATCTCATCCTGATTTTACATTAAATGTGATACTTGATGCTGATCTCTTATCTGGTTTAGTATTCAAAGCAAAAAAATCTGGAGCATTTATGATAGGTGGAGGCATATCTAAACATCATACTTTATGGTGGAATCAGTATCGTGATGGGTTAGACTATGCCGTATATCTTACAACTGCTCAGGAATTTGATGGTAGTCTTAGCGGAGCCCTTGTACGTGAGGCTATATCGTGGGGTAAAGTATCTACTAGTGCAAAACAGACAACAATACATGCAGAGGCCACAACTATTCTACCTTTCATATATTCGGGATTGCTACAACGTCTTGAAAAATAA
- a CDS encoding inositol-3-phosphate synthase has translation MGKIKVALVGIGNCFSGLIQGIEYYHQNSSQEVNGIIHKELGGYGIFDIEFVAGFDVGENKIGHVLNDAIYAYPNMVDWIPKDKMPTTDALVYESPILDGVGIWVENRVKPIKSNKSIEQLTEEIKKVLKDTGTEIIVSYLPVGSEKVTQFWAQICLDMSIAFVNCIPSFIASDDKWAAKFKEKNIPVIGDDIKGQVGATIVHRTLARLCSQRGTKIDRTYQLNVGGNTDFLNMKEQERLVSKKISKTESVQSQLDTRLDDDNIYVGPSDFIPFLGNKKLMFMRIEGRQWANIPYNMDVRLEVDDKANSAGIVVDAIRLAKIALDKGHGGPVLSASAYLMKHPLEQMSDEKAKTACEDFAAKSS, from the coding sequence TTGGGTAAAATCAAAGTCGCTCTTGTTGGCATTGGTAATTGTTTTTCAGGACTAATACAAGGAATAGAATACTATCATCAAAATTCATCTCAGGAAGTAAATGGAATTATCCATAAAGAACTTGGTGGTTATGGAATATTTGATATTGAATTTGTAGCCGGATTTGATGTCGGTGAAAATAAAATCGGTCATGTGCTGAACGATGCCATTTATGCATATCCAAACATGGTCGATTGGATACCCAAAGACAAAATGCCTACAACAGATGCGCTAGTCTATGAAAGTCCAATACTTGATGGTGTGGGGATTTGGGTTGAGAATCGTGTAAAACCAATTAAAAGTAATAAAAGTATAGAACAGTTAACAGAAGAAATTAAAAAAGTTTTAAAAGATACAGGTACAGAAATTATTGTCTCATATCTTCCAGTAGGTTCTGAAAAGGTGACACAGTTTTGGGCACAGATATGCCTAGATATGTCCATAGCATTTGTTAATTGCATTCCTTCCTTTATTGCATCTGATGATAAGTGGGCTGCAAAGTTTAAAGAAAAAAATATTCCTGTTATTGGCGATGATATTAAAGGTCAAGTGGGTGCTACAATAGTACATCGCACCTTGGCAAGACTATGTAGTCAACGTGGTACAAAAATCGATAGAACGTATCAACTGAATGTAGGTGGAAATACTGATTTTCTAAACATGAAAGAACAAGAAAGGCTTGTTAGTAAAAAAATTTCCAAGACTGAAAGTGTTCAAAGTCAACTAGATACGCGTCTAGATGATGATAATATCTATGTGGGTCCTTCTGATTTCATTCCTTTTCTTGGTAACAAAAAACTGATGTTTATGAGAATTGAGGGAAGACAATGGGCTAATATTCCTTATAATATGGATGTTAGATTAGAAGTGGATGATAAGGCCAACTCTGCTGGAATTGTTGTCGATGCAATTCGTTTGGCTAAAATTGCGTTAGACAAGGGTCATGGAGGTCCGGTGTTATCTGCAAGTGCATATCTGATGAAACATCCCTTGGAGCAGATGAGTGATGAAAAAGCGAAGACTGCCTGTGAAGATTTTGCAGCAAAGTCTTCCTAA
- a CDS encoding chromosome segregation SMC family protein produces the protein MVHIKKVEIFGFKSFGFRNVDVHLRPGLVSISGPNGSGKSNILDAIIFALGENRPRQMRAGKLVDLIHDVEGRRRGTRMARASVHFDNTDRKIAVDSDTVEITREMDEKGDNLYYLNKKKTQRSRILNILDLANAGLNQLNVVQQGTITRISEFSPDEKRESIENLIGLAYFDEKKDEAMKQLSEADRRLEISFARMDEIKKRIDSLEEERNIKLRSDLLQKEIVRFEAMSATSRLKYVKNDIESKSFQLKDLKSEIVDITKQRDQLHTNSEGLRKKKNTFMDGVDKYNTSKSDIDTRLSRTLSEYEETKSQVGTTEREITQIQNQLPKIQSNIDISEKYISELSVDVKSQTKSSDKIEEQRTLIISKIQQIDLQINEILETQTNLFIQRREIDKRIRVFNTEINQIKLDLMQIEIQDDTITNKITSNTTKSSSNTTSLSKLVQIKTKLEVSLQKLNLSIDDLRSQLSILDTKHMRLEKETGSIAIILEKSLAALHQYGSKIKTIKKIMHEDYTISKLYSHSEKLGIEGLVYEVLRWNKKSERAVMAVCSDWLKAVIVKDMVTLLGISEVVHKQNLPRLKIIPLDTIQNLQFNVPNHPDVIGRLSDFVQCDTKFAPLKSFLFGSVLLVKSSKTASALSIRGFNTVTPRGEYFTANSKVMILDTNSKISNLTKTISMGTSVDGLTKAISLLKKMKDTKSEDLKKINYLKRNSATSLADFSIKLANSKLNLEIVLVKIKSITDVQSRIETRIHVLHDEKEKMSIQNNAFETKIKQLLDSTFSLQNEYSAIDPNKMKQNLPELNKIKSSLHDQQFQLDALYKELSVKIISTELTLQTEKSKLEMSRHQFKTQSVELARLQPRLKKYGSRYDILNKKMTDLRGKEQNLISTSGSSVEQIRDFDSVLNDMIHDESVHSRTINALEKQILSLERDVDDLKIDESGLQKRLDVIGIASDYVEFDVVPIQNQLQTELNRLTNINAKAPETYLEISVGYRSMSERKNSLEKERNTIVKFIEDVERDKRQTFLDAFDTVDKEIRTIFTKMTGGNAWLELQDEDNIFTSGISYMIQFPDKSKRESTSISGGEKTLAAVVFVLALQKLKPSPFYLFDEIDAHLDAPNSDRLAKILKERSAQSQFIMVSLKDTVIQMASLIYGVFPKNGVSNIVSYKDKRLSYLDA, from the coding sequence ATGGTTCATATAAAGAAAGTTGAGATCTTTGGATTCAAATCATTTGGCTTTCGTAATGTTGATGTACATCTACGTCCTGGTCTTGTATCTATCTCTGGACCTAATGGTTCAGGTAAGAGTAATATTTTAGATGCCATTATCTTTGCCCTTGGGGAAAATAGACCAAGACAGATGCGTGCTGGCAAACTCGTTGACCTAATTCATGATGTAGAGGGTCGTAGACGAGGAACACGAATGGCTCGCGCTAGTGTTCATTTTGATAATACTGATCGTAAGATCGCTGTAGATTCGGATACTGTTGAAATTACTAGGGAGATGGACGAAAAGGGTGATAATTTGTATTATTTGAATAAAAAAAAGACACAGCGTAGTCGTATACTGAATATTTTAGATTTGGCAAATGCAGGTTTGAATCAACTGAATGTGGTTCAACAAGGAACAATTACTAGAATATCTGAATTTTCTCCAGATGAGAAACGAGAATCTATTGAAAATCTTATTGGTCTTGCATACTTTGATGAAAAGAAAGATGAAGCAATGAAACAACTGTCTGAAGCAGATCGTCGTTTAGAGATATCTTTTGCTAGAATGGATGAAATTAAAAAACGAATTGATTCTTTGGAAGAAGAGAGAAACATTAAACTTCGATCAGATTTACTACAAAAAGAAATTGTACGTTTTGAGGCAATGTCTGCAACTAGTCGATTAAAATATGTTAAAAATGATATTGAATCTAAATCTTTTCAACTTAAAGATTTAAAATCTGAAATTGTTGATATTACCAAACAGCGCGATCAACTTCATACTAATTCTGAAGGTCTTAGGAAAAAGAAAAATACATTCATGGATGGTGTGGATAAATACAATACTTCCAAATCTGATATTGATACTAGACTCAGCAGAACTTTGAGTGAATATGAAGAGACCAAGAGTCAAGTTGGCACGACTGAGAGAGAAATTACTCAAATTCAAAACCAACTTCCTAAAATACAGTCAAATATCGATATATCTGAAAAATATATATCTGAACTCTCTGTCGATGTAAAATCTCAAACAAAATCTAGTGACAAAATTGAAGAACAAAGAACTTTGATAATTAGTAAAATACAACAAATTGATTTGCAGATAAATGAGATTCTTGAGACTCAGACCAACTTATTCATACAAAGGCGTGAAATTGATAAGAGAATTAGAGTATTCAACACTGAAATCAATCAAATAAAACTGGATCTGATGCAAATTGAAATACAAGATGATACCATTACAAATAAAATAACTTCCAATACTACTAAATCTTCATCAAATACTACGAGTCTGTCCAAACTTGTTCAAATAAAAACAAAACTAGAGGTATCGTTACAAAAATTAAATTTATCTATTGATGATCTTCGGTCACAATTATCTATATTGGACACAAAACATATGCGTCTTGAAAAAGAAACAGGCAGCATAGCAATTATTTTAGAAAAATCACTAGCAGCCCTGCATCAATATGGCTCAAAAATAAAAACAATAAAAAAAATCATGCACGAGGATTATACTATATCTAAACTATATTCTCATTCTGAAAAACTTGGTATTGAAGGATTAGTATATGAAGTACTTCGTTGGAACAAAAAATCTGAACGTGCAGTCATGGCAGTATGTTCTGATTGGCTTAAAGCTGTAATAGTTAAAGATATGGTCACTCTACTTGGAATTTCAGAAGTTGTCCATAAACAAAATTTACCTCGTCTTAAAATAATCCCACTCGATACTATTCAAAATTTGCAATTTAATGTACCTAATCATCCTGATGTAATTGGACGATTATCTGATTTTGTACAATGTGATACAAAGTTTGCGCCTCTGAAATCCTTTTTATTTGGAAGTGTACTGCTAGTTAAATCTAGTAAAACAGCTTCGGCACTATCGATACGTGGTTTTAATACTGTAACACCTCGAGGTGAATACTTTACTGCCAACTCTAAAGTTATGATTTTAGACACCAATTCAAAAATCTCTAATCTTACAAAGACCATATCCATGGGGACATCTGTAGATGGTCTGACGAAAGCCATATCTCTTTTGAAAAAAATGAAAGATACAAAATCTGAAGATTTGAAAAAAATCAATTACTTGAAAAGGAATTCAGCTACAAGCTTGGCTGATTTTTCTATAAAACTTGCAAACAGTAAATTGAATCTTGAAATTGTTCTTGTAAAAATTAAATCTATTACTGATGTACAAAGTCGGATAGAAACACGTATTCATGTTTTACATGACGAAAAGGAAAAAATGAGCATACAAAATAATGCCTTTGAAACAAAAATTAAACAGTTGTTAGATAGCACGTTCAGCCTACAAAATGAATATTCGGCAATTGATCCGAATAAAATGAAACAAAATCTTCCGGAATTGAATAAAATAAAATCATCTTTACATGATCAACAATTTCAACTAGATGCACTCTACAAAGAATTATCTGTTAAAATAATTTCTACCGAGTTAACACTACAAACTGAAAAATCTAAATTAGAAATGTCTCGACACCAATTTAAAACACAATCTGTCGAGCTTGCTCGTCTACAACCAAGATTAAAAAAATATGGTTCACGATATGATATTCTCAATAAAAAAATGACTGACTTGAGAGGAAAGGAACAAAATTTAATTTCCACCTCTGGTTCTTCTGTAGAGCAGATACGTGACTTTGACTCTGTACTGAATGATATGATTCATGATGAATCCGTTCATTCGCGTACGATTAATGCGTTAGAAAAACAAATCTTATCTTTAGAGCGTGATGTGGATGATCTAAAAATAGATGAATCTGGGTTACAAAAAAGATTAGATGTGATTGGAATTGCATCAGATTATGTTGAATTTGATGTAGTACCAATTCAAAATCAATTACAAACTGAGCTAAATCGTCTAACCAATATTAATGCAAAAGCACCAGAGACATATTTGGAAATTAGTGTTGGGTATCGATCCATGTCTGAGAGAAAAAACTCACTTGAGAAGGAACGAAATACTATTGTTAAATTCATTGAAGATGTAGAGAGAGACAAGAGACAAACATTTCTTGATGCCTTTGATACAGTGGATAAAGAAATACGCACAATATTTACTAAAATGACAGGTGGAAATGCATGGTTAGAACTACAAGATGAGGATAATATATTCACCTCTGGTATTTCGTATATGATTCAATTCCCAGATAAATCTAAACGTGAATCTACATCTATTAGCGGTGGTGAAAAAACTCTTGCAGCTGTAGTATTTGTTTTAGCTTTACAAAAACTCAAACCCTCACCATTTTATCTCTTTGATGAAATAGACGCACATCTTGATGCTCCAAACTCTGATCGACTTGCCAAGATATTAAAGGAGCGATCAGCACAGAGCCAATTCATTATGGTCTCCTTGAAAGACACTGTAATTCAAATGGCGTCATTAATTTATGGTGTGTTTCCAAAAAATGGTGTATCTAATATTGTATCCTACAAAGATAAACGCCTATCTTATTTGGACGCATAA
- a CDS encoding DNA polymerase IV has translation MSDPIIFHVDFDYFYAQCEEIRDPLLKTKPVVVCAFSDRGADSGAVATANYTSREYGVKSGMPISLAKKKLLERDDSVFLHTDFDYYANITNQSMKLMEEFADIFEYVGRDEAYLDVTQRLDGNFDKSGHFAQQLKNKIRDVVHLTCSVGISTNKLISKIASAYNKPDGLTVVRPNQILTFLEPLNIRDIPHVGSHTYQILSDMGVETVGQAREIDIFDLQQKFGRKIGTYIFHSVRGYSTSPVSEKAPNVQYSKIHTLKQDSLDYDYLSQVVQSICSEIHEIITKNNKMFHTIGLQFVQSDLTSKSKSYTTKTFISSKTELEKITNQLLIYVLNTQQIPFRRIGVRVSDLSDIQGQTNLSTYF, from the coding sequence GTGTCTGATCCAATTATATTTCATGTAGATTTTGATTACTTTTATGCACAGTGTGAAGAAATTCGTGATCCTCTGCTAAAGACTAAACCTGTTGTTGTATGTGCTTTTTCAGATCGAGGTGCAGATAGTGGGGCAGTAGCTACGGCTAATTATACTTCTAGAGAATACGGTGTAAAATCTGGCATGCCTATTAGTTTGGCAAAAAAGAAATTACTTGAGCGTGATGATTCTGTATTTCTTCACACAGATTTTGATTATTATGCGAACATCACAAATCAATCTATGAAACTCATGGAAGAATTCGCCGATATCTTTGAATATGTGGGAAGAGATGAGGCATATCTTGATGTTACTCAACGACTAGATGGTAACTTTGATAAATCTGGACATTTTGCTCAACAATTAAAAAATAAAATTCGTGATGTAGTTCATCTAACATGCTCTGTTGGTATATCTACAAATAAATTAATTTCAAAAATTGCCTCAGCTTACAATAAACCTGATGGTTTGACCGTGGTTCGGCCAAACCAAATCTTGACTTTTCTAGAACCGTTGAATATTCGAGATATTCCACATGTAGGTAGTCATACATATCAGATTCTCTCTGATATGGGGGTTGAGACTGTTGGACAAGCAAGGGAAATTGACATATTTGACTTACAACAGAAATTTGGAAGAAAAATAGGCACCTATATCTTTCATTCTGTACGGGGGTACTCTACTAGTCCTGTATCTGAAAAAGCACCCAACGTACAGTATAGCAAAATACATACTCTAAAGCAAGACTCGTTAGATTATGATTACCTCTCCCAAGTTGTTCAAAGTATATGCTCTGAGATACATGAAATTATAACAAAGAATAACAAAATGTTTCATACCATAGGATTACAATTTGTCCAGTCTGATTTGACATCCAAATCCAAATCATACACTACAAAAACTTTTATCTCTAGTAAAACTGAATTGGAAAAAATAACTAACCAATTATTAATTTATGTGTTGAATACCCAACAAATTCCATTTCGTCGTATAGGAGTTCGGGTATCTGATCTATCAGATATCCAAGGACAAACTAATCTTTCAACTTATTTTTAA
- the artG gene encoding thaumarchaeosortase has protein sequence MNKILIGVILIISSPILFALIIFPDTFSLSWNQGRGGFLFALAFIAAELIGIKAVISSKKLFRIIPLAIITMVYITSLEYGLSDMLKNVSVHYNVQLIDSWVWMWDFIVMTVFVIGALMICFGRKWIRVAPAGPIFLAGSAIILSLDAFFPYDTLGPLQFIVPPLVEANAAIITTLDLGTAIARDNLLFLRGDHGPFALQVFWPSAAVHSIIIYSLVMMAFLLKMNIPRQRKAIYFMIGVGGTIFINMIRVFSLSVYALKVTTNAAQWEEFHSVAGEIMFLPWLFIFLLIVARIETKRLKNKNIKNKLKD, from the coding sequence ATGAATAAGATTCTGATTGGGGTTATACTCATAATATCAAGCCCAATTTTATTTGCTCTTATAATATTTCCAGATACATTCAGTCTAAGTTGGAATCAAGGCAGAGGTGGATTTTTGTTTGCGTTAGCATTTATCGCAGCAGAATTAATAGGAATCAAGGCGGTAATATCGTCAAAAAAACTGTTTAGAATTATACCATTAGCAATAATAACAATGGTATATATCACAAGTTTAGAGTACGGATTGTCAGATATGTTGAAAAATGTATCTGTACATTATAATGTTCAATTAATTGATTCATGGGTTTGGATGTGGGATTTCATCGTTATGACGGTATTTGTCATAGGGGCATTAATGATATGTTTTGGAAGAAAATGGATTCGTGTGGCGCCGGCAGGTCCAATATTTCTAGCAGGTAGCGCAATTATATTATCTCTTGACGCATTCTTCCCTTACGATACACTTGGTCCCTTGCAGTTTATAGTCCCACCCCTAGTTGAGGCCAACGCTGCAATAATTACAACATTAGATTTGGGAACTGCGATTGCAAGAGATAATCTGTTGTTTTTACGAGGAGATCACGGTCCATTTGCACTTCAAGTGTTTTGGCCATCAGCTGCAGTACACAGTATAATCATATACAGTCTAGTCATGATGGCGTTTTTATTAAAAATGAATATTCCGCGTCAAAGAAAAGCAATATACTTTATGATTGGTGTGGGAGGTACTATTTTCATAAATATGATACGTGTATTTTCGCTATCAGTGTACGCACTCAAAGTAACCACTAATGCTGCCCAATGGGAAGAATTTCATTCTGTAGCAGGTGAGATTATGTTCCTACCATGGTTGTTTATCTTTTTATTAATTGTTGCAAGAATTGAGACGAAAAGGTTAAAGAATAAAAATATTAAAAATAAGTTGAAAGATTAG
- a CDS encoding DsbA family protein, whose amino-acid sequence MTKKLIVGGISIIVIIGIIIVTYTSSTNDTLFANSVDISRASNPLGNPNAPITIIEFGDYQCEACAHWYHMTRDSIISNYVETGKANIIFVDLAFLGSDSSKAAHATYCAEDQGKYWEYHSMLYERQKGIDDGWANKISLQKIAEEMGLDGKIFEDCIYSDKHLDRVEFNSKQAKKQGIRATPGFIIISDEGMERISGAQPYHVFNRVLDTLM is encoded by the coding sequence ATGACAAAAAAGCTCATAGTTGGAGGTATTAGTATAATAGTCATAATAGGAATAATCATAGTCACATACACATCTAGCACAAATGATACATTATTTGCAAACAGTGTCGATATATCTAGAGCATCTAACCCATTGGGCAATCCTAACGCACCAATAACAATCATAGAATTTGGGGATTATCAATGTGAGGCATGCGCACATTGGTATCATATGACAAGAGATTCAATAATTAGTAATTATGTGGAAACAGGTAAAGCGAATATAATATTTGTAGATTTGGCATTTTTGGGAAGTGATTCATCTAAAGCGGCGCATGCAACATACTGTGCAGAAGATCAGGGAAAATATTGGGAGTATCACAGTATGTTATATGAAAGACAGAAAGGAATAGACGATGGTTGGGCAAATAAAATTAGTCTACAAAAAATTGCCGAGGAGATGGGATTAGATGGAAAAATTTTTGAGGATTGTATTTATTCAGATAAACATCTAGACAGAGTAGAATTTAATTCAAAGCAGGCTAAAAAACAAGGAATACGTGCAACACCCGGATTTATAATAATTAGTGATGAAGGAATGGAAAGAATCAGTGGAGCACAGCCATATCATGTATTTAATCGTGTATTAGATACGTTGATGTAA